One part of the Vitis riparia cultivar Riparia Gloire de Montpellier isolate 1030 chromosome 6, EGFV_Vit.rip_1.0, whole genome shotgun sequence genome encodes these proteins:
- the LOC117915702 gene encoding blue copper protein-like — translation MEQRMLRSGSAFLLLPLLLLLVFVSFSGCVEAYKNYTVGDSLGWYDNLHEPSVNYQKWVAGKNFSLGDFLIFNTDNNHSVVQTYNFTTYKHCDYENALENDTYQWSATDPSATNPVAVTVAVPLMKEGMTYFFSSDYDGWQCKHGQHFKLNVSHGQGLPPSLKDPADEAPGPVAPDSGDEGDSAPDTVVPANFNDPKQENDTDNTSGSAPLLPSFLHQLDYKFSGILALLGVVCIF, via the exons ATGGAACAGAGAATGTTGAGATCAGGCTCTgcgtttcttcttcttcctcttcttctccttcttgtATTTGTCTCTTTTTCAGGATGTGTAGAAGCTTACAAGAACTACACAGTGGGTGACTCCTTGGGATGGTACGATAACCTCCATGAGCCTAGTGTCAATTACCAGAAATGGGTTGCTGGCAAGAACTTCAGCTTGGGTGATTTCCTCA TTTTCAACACCGATAATAACCATTCAGTGGTCCAAACCTACAATTTCACGACCTACAAGCATTGCGATTACGAGAACGCCCTAGAAAACGACACATACCAGTGGTCGGCCACCGATCCCTCCGCCACCAACCCCGTGGCTGTGACGGTGGCGGTCCCCCTGATGAAGGAGGGAATGACCTATTTCTTTTCCAGTGACTACGACGGTTGGCAATGCAAGCATGGGCAGCACTTCAAGCTGAACGTGAGTCATGGACAAGGCCTGCCTCCCAGCCTTAAAGACCCAGCGGATGAGGCCCCTGGTCCAGTGGCCCCTGATTCTGGAGATGAAGGAGACTCCGCCCCTGACACTGTGGTTCCGGCCAACTTCAATGACCCCAAACAGGAAAATGATACTGACAACACATCAGGGTCTGCTCCTTTGCTGCCATCGTTCTTACACCAGTTGGATTACAAATTCAGTGGAATTTTGGCTTTGTTAGgtgttgtttgtattttttga